The Campylobacter concisus genome includes a region encoding these proteins:
- a CDS encoding DUF2625 family protein yields MATRSFYWALCGEILKFYELYHWDNWREDVKNFSLDRMIFVLLPILW; encoded by the coding sequence TTGGCTACTCGTAGTTTTTACTGGGCGCTATGCGGCGAAATATTGAAATTTTATGAGCTTTACCACTGGGATAACTGGCGTGAAGATGTGAAAAATTTTAGCCTTGATAGGATGATATTTGTACTACTGCCGATACTTTGGTAA